In Gammaproteobacteria bacterium, a genomic segment contains:
- a CDS encoding DUF1475 domain-containing protein produces MNPHRLAIVFGCFLAAILAATGWASLQVPIFETPRELVTHPWFIATLVDAYLAFTAFWLWVAYKLRTWPARIAWLLAIYLTGNMAMAVFVLWQVWTLPRDAGLDALLTRRA; encoded by the coding sequence ATGAATCCACATCGGCTTGCGATCGTCTTCGGCTGCTTTCTGGCGGCGATTCTCGCCGCCACCGGCTGGGCCAGCCTGCAGGTGCCGATTTTCGAGACGCCGCGCGAGCTCGTGACCCACCCTTGGTTCATCGCCACGCTGGTGGATGCCTATCTGGCCTTCACCGCATTCTGGCTGTGGGTCGCCTACAAGCTCAGAACCTGGCCGGCGCGTATCGCTTGGCTGCTGGCGATCTATCTCACCGGCAACATGGCCATGGCAGTGTTCGTGCTATGGCAGGTCTGGACACTTCCGCGCGACGCCGGTCTTGACGCCTTGCTGACGCGTCGCGCGTGA
- a CDS encoding DUF2062 domain-containing protein — protein sequence MSGARSWLRRRWLEPVLNQLRQGMSPEKIALTIALGLSLSVFPILGSTTLLCLLAGVVFKLNQPLIQIANYLGYPLQILLLLPFYRAGEWLGTPHLALSVPDLVERFKAGPWQFMLDFGLIALGGVGIWCLCAPLFVGLVYGLLILPLRLLGRRVTAARSARV from the coding sequence GTGAGCGGGGCCCGGTCGTGGCTGCGCCGGCGCTGGCTGGAGCCGGTGCTGAATCAGTTGCGGCAGGGCATGTCACCCGAAAAGATCGCCTTGACGATCGCCCTGGGCCTGAGCCTGTCGGTGTTTCCGATACTCGGCAGCACCACGCTGCTGTGTCTGCTCGCCGGCGTCGTCTTCAAGCTCAACCAGCCCTTGATCCAGATCGCCAATTACCTGGGCTATCCCTTGCAGATTCTGCTTTTGCTGCCGTTCTACCGGGCGGGCGAATGGCTGGGCACGCCGCATCTGGCCTTGTCGGTTCCCGATTTGGTCGAGCGCTTCAAGGCCGGCCCGTGGCAATTCATGCTTGATTTCGGCTTGATCGCGCTTGGCGGCGTCGGCATCTGGTGCCTGTGCGCGCCGCTGTTCGTCGGCCTGGTCTATGGCTTGCTGATTCTGCCGCTGCGCCTGCTGGGACGGCGCGTTACCGCTGCGCGTAGCGCGCGGGTTTGA
- a CDS encoding helix-turn-helix transcriptional regulator → MQLLDLIGRRWALRILWELRETPLNFRALQERCGGLSPSVVNRRLRELRQADLVTLTPEGYRLSPLGCELGPKLLDLNIWAERWARKRRPVSDDETAP, encoded by the coding sequence ATGCAGTTGCTGGACCTGATCGGCCGGCGCTGGGCCTTGCGCATACTCTGGGAACTGCGCGAAACGCCCCTGAACTTCCGTGCCTTGCAGGAACGCTGCGGTGGCCTGTCGCCAAGTGTGGTCAACCGGCGTCTGCGCGAATTGCGACAGGCGGACCTCGTCACGCTCACGCCCGAGGGCTATCGGCTGAGCCCGCTCGGATGCGAGCTGGGTCCGAAGTTGTTGGACCTCAATATCTGGGCCGAACGCTGGGCGCGCAAGCGTCGTCCCGTGTCCGACGATGAGACTGCGCCATGA
- a CDS encoding alpha/beta fold hydrolase: MSAAVHTRELSIAAPGAELVARLFEPETGATGLPVLLCGATGVRQRFYTAFAEWLCEQGHPVMSFDYRGIGDSLHGVSVRNSRVRKQDWGELDMPAALDTLLTETGVGQAVLLGHSAGGQLVGLMPNHARLAGVVAVSGSSGYVANLYPRTRWAARLLFGLYMPMTGALLGYVPARIIGWGEDLPRGVARQWGYWCSSPGYVENDFGKSIAQHYYAEIQGPIVALNASDDPIATPANIDDLLRLFPNAPQTKRSLQPHRFGLARIGHIDMFRRRCSVLWPEVLAAIRTFA, encoded by the coding sequence ATGAGCGCCGCCGTCCACACGCGTGAGCTGAGCATCGCCGCGCCCGGTGCCGAGCTGGTGGCGCGCCTGTTCGAACCGGAGACCGGCGCGACGGGGCTGCCGGTGCTGTTGTGCGGCGCGACCGGTGTGCGCCAGCGCTTCTATACGGCATTCGCCGAATGGCTTTGCGAGCAGGGCCATCCGGTGATGAGCTTTGACTATCGCGGCATCGGCGATTCGCTGCACGGCGTGTCGGTGCGCAACAGCCGGGTCCGCAAGCAGGATTGGGGCGAACTCGACATGCCGGCCGCCTTGGACACGCTGTTGACCGAAACCGGTGTCGGGCAGGCCGTTCTTCTGGGGCACAGCGCCGGTGGACAGTTGGTCGGACTGATGCCGAATCACGCTCGACTGGCAGGTGTGGTCGCGGTGTCCGGATCGTCCGGCTACGTCGCGAATCTGTATCCGCGCACGCGCTGGGCGGCGCGCCTGCTGTTCGGTCTGTACATGCCCATGACCGGTGCCCTGTTGGGTTACGTGCCGGCGCGGATCATCGGCTGGGGCGAGGATCTGCCCCGTGGCGTGGCGCGGCAATGGGGGTACTGGTGCAGCAGTCCCGGTTATGTCGAAAATGATTTCGGGAAGTCGATCGCGCAGCACTACTACGCCGAGATTCAGGGGCCGATCGTCGCGCTCAATGCGAGCGACGACCCCATCGCCACACCGGCGAATATCGACGATCTGCTGCGACTGTTCCCGAACGCGCCGCAGACCAAGCGTTCCTTGCAGCCGCATCGTTTCGGTCTGGCGCGCATTGGTCATATCGACATGTTCCGGCGGCGCTGTTCGGTGCTCTGGCCGGAGGTGCTGGCGGCGATCAGAACCTTCGCCTAA